The proteins below are encoded in one region of Rhododendron vialii isolate Sample 1 chromosome 7a, ASM3025357v1:
- the LOC131334600 gene encoding NDR1/HIN1-like protein 6 isoform X2: MTEQAKPVLKKPPGYRDPAAPVQAPPKPPARKPPQPILPISLRPRKKRRRYCRSICCYICLLIILVTLLAAVAAGCFYLYYEPRLPVFRLQSLQFPLFNVTSGPDGPEVNSRAVVRIEVKNPNNFLHVNYGRIEADLSAENVDLGTAGVAGFTQGKKNTTVVKLTTEVKGVLVGNEAAAKRLKEGVRSKGVVVGTEVRVGIGMGANGWNTARASVKAVCGGVSLKEVENGAVPKCKILFNWINLPI, translated from the coding sequence ATGACGGAACAAGCAAAGCCTGTTCTGAAAAAGCCTCCGGGCTACCGAGACCCAGCCGCTCCGGTCCAGGCCCCACCCAAACCACCTGCTCGGAAACCGCCCCAACCGATCCTTCCGATATCGCTCCGACCGAGAAAAAAACGACGGAGGTATTGCCGGTCCATCTGCTGCTACATTTGCCTCCTCATAATCCTCGTCACCCTCCTCGCCGCCGTCGCCGCCGGCTGCTTCTACCTCTACTACGAGCCGCGCCTTCCGGTTTTCCGCCTCCAGTCCCTTCAATTCCCCCTCTTCAACGTCACCTCGGGTCCAGACGGACCGGAGGTGAACTCCAGAGCTGTCGTCAGGATCGAGGTGAAAAATCCTAACAACTTTTTGCACGTGAATTACGGGAGAATCGAGGCGGATTTGAGCGCGGAGAATGTGGATTTGGGGACGGCGGGGGTGGCGGGGTTTACGCAGGGGAAGAAGAACACGACGGTGGTGAAGTTGACGACGGAGGTGAAGGGCGTGTTGGTTGGGAACGAGGCGGCGGCGAAGAGGCTGAAGGAAGGGGTGAGGAGCAagggggtggtggtggggacGGAGGTGAGGGTTGGGATTGGGATGGGTGCGAACGGGTGGAACACGGCTAGGGCGTCGGTTAAGGCGGTGTGTGGGGGAGTGAGTTTGAAGGAGGTTGAGAATGGTGCTGTGCCTAAATGCAAAATCCTTTTCAACTG
- the LOC131334600 gene encoding NDR1/HIN1-like protein 6 isoform X1 produces MTEQAKPVLKKPPGYRDPAAPVQAPPKPPARKPPQPILPISLRPRKKRRRYCRSICCYICLLIILVTLLAAVAAGCFYLYYEPRLPVFRLQSLQFPLFNVTSGPDGPEVNSRAVVRIEVKNPNNFLHVNYGRIEADLSAENVDLGTAGVAGFTQGKKNTTVVKLTTEVKGVLVGNEAAAKRLKEGVRSKGVVVGTEVRVGIGMGANGWNTARASVKAVCGGVSLKEVENGAVPKCKILFNWYVHSNST; encoded by the coding sequence ATGACGGAACAAGCAAAGCCTGTTCTGAAAAAGCCTCCGGGCTACCGAGACCCAGCCGCTCCGGTCCAGGCCCCACCCAAACCACCTGCTCGGAAACCGCCCCAACCGATCCTTCCGATATCGCTCCGACCGAGAAAAAAACGACGGAGGTATTGCCGGTCCATCTGCTGCTACATTTGCCTCCTCATAATCCTCGTCACCCTCCTCGCCGCCGTCGCCGCCGGCTGCTTCTACCTCTACTACGAGCCGCGCCTTCCGGTTTTCCGCCTCCAGTCCCTTCAATTCCCCCTCTTCAACGTCACCTCGGGTCCAGACGGACCGGAGGTGAACTCCAGAGCTGTCGTCAGGATCGAGGTGAAAAATCCTAACAACTTTTTGCACGTGAATTACGGGAGAATCGAGGCGGATTTGAGCGCGGAGAATGTGGATTTGGGGACGGCGGGGGTGGCGGGGTTTACGCAGGGGAAGAAGAACACGACGGTGGTGAAGTTGACGACGGAGGTGAAGGGCGTGTTGGTTGGGAACGAGGCGGCGGCGAAGAGGCTGAAGGAAGGGGTGAGGAGCAagggggtggtggtggggacGGAGGTGAGGGTTGGGATTGGGATGGGTGCGAACGGGTGGAACACGGCTAGGGCGTCGGTTAAGGCGGTGTGTGGGGGAGTGAGTTTGAAGGAGGTTGAGAATGGTGCTGTGCCTAAATGCAAAATCCTTTTCAACTGGTATGTGCACTCCAATTCAACATGA